The Pricia mediterranea genome includes a window with the following:
- the purH gene encoding bifunctional phosphoribosylaminoimidazolecarboxamide formyltransferase/IMP cyclohydrolase has product MSAKKATSALISVFHKDGLEPIIKKFQELGITIYSTGGTEKFIKDLGAEVTAIEDVTGYPSILGGRVKTLHPKVFGGILNRQDHEGDADQMKEFDIPQLDIVIVDLYPFEKTVAEGASEQEIIEKIDIGGISLIRAAAKNYKDVLCVSSMEDYGEFLDIISKGDGSTSLENRKHFAAKAFNVSSHYDSAIFNYFNKDHDIASLKVSETKGQILRYGENPHQKGYFFGDFEAMFKKLHGKELSYNNLLDVDAAVNLMNEFKGDRPTFAILKHNNACGVAQRETLHQAYVDALAGDPVSAFGGILISNTEIDKATAEKIHQLFCEVVIAPSYADEALEILKGKKNRILLIQNDIELPDTIVRTCLNGVLVQDKDAKTDSVDELQYVTEKRPSERELEDLIFASKLCKHTKSNTIVLAKNKQLCASGTGQTSRVDALNQAVHKALSFKFDLEGAVMASDAFFPFPDCVEIADKNGISSVIQPGGSIKDQLSIDYCNENEVSMVMTGTRHFKH; this is encoded by the coding sequence ATGAGCGCTAAAAAAGCTACTTCTGCCCTGATTTCCGTTTTTCACAAAGATGGGCTGGAGCCTATCATCAAAAAATTCCAGGAACTCGGTATCACCATCTATTCCACGGGGGGCACCGAAAAGTTTATCAAAGACCTTGGTGCCGAAGTTACGGCCATTGAGGATGTTACCGGCTACCCCTCCATCTTGGGAGGCCGGGTGAAGACCCTGCATCCGAAAGTGTTCGGCGGTATCTTGAATCGGCAAGACCACGAGGGAGACGCCGATCAAATGAAGGAATTCGACATCCCGCAGTTGGATATTGTAATCGTCGATCTTTATCCCTTCGAAAAAACGGTGGCTGAGGGGGCATCCGAACAGGAGATTATCGAAAAAATCGATATCGGGGGGATTTCCCTGATCCGGGCTGCCGCCAAAAACTATAAGGATGTGCTCTGTGTGTCGTCGATGGAAGATTATGGGGAGTTTTTGGATATTATTTCCAAAGGGGACGGAAGCACATCCCTAGAAAACCGAAAGCACTTTGCAGCCAAGGCCTTTAACGTTTCCTCACACTACGATTCGGCCATTTTCAACTATTTCAACAAGGACCATGACATCGCATCCCTAAAAGTCAGCGAAACCAAGGGACAGATCTTGCGGTATGGTGAAAATCCGCATCAAAAGGGATATTTTTTCGGGGATTTCGAAGCGATGTTCAAGAAATTGCACGGTAAAGAGCTTTCGTACAACAACCTATTGGATGTCGATGCCGCCGTCAACCTGATGAACGAATTCAAAGGCGATAGACCGACCTTCGCCATCTTAAAGCACAACAACGCTTGCGGGGTCGCCCAAAGGGAAACCCTGCACCAGGCCTATGTCGATGCCCTGGCCGGCGATCCGGTCTCGGCCTTCGGAGGCATTCTGATCAGCAATACCGAAATCGATAAGGCGACCGCCGAAAAGATACACCAGCTGTTCTGCGAAGTGGTCATCGCCCCCAGTTACGCCGATGAAGCGCTCGAAATACTAAAAGGAAAGAAAAATAGAATTCTGTTGATACAGAACGATATAGAACTGCCGGATACTATTGTACGAACTTGCCTGAACGGAGTATTGGTACAGGATAAGGATGCCAAGACAGATAGTGTGGACGAGCTGCAATACGTGACGGAAAAGCGGCCCTCGGAGAGGGAACTGGAAGACCTAATATTCGCGTCGAAACTGTGCAAGCACACCAAATCGAACACCATTGTTCTTGCCAAAAACAAACAATTGTGCGCGAGCGGTACGGGGCAGACCTCCCGAGTCGACGCCCTGAATCAGGCGGTGCACAAAGCTTTATCGTTCAAATTCGACCTCGAAGGGGCGGTGATGGCCAGCGACGCTTTTTTCCCCTTTCCCGATTGTGTCGAAATTGCGGACAAAAACGGTATCTCCAGCGTCATACAGCCCGGGGGATCAATAAAAGACCAATTAAGTATTGACTATTGCAACGAAAACGAGGTCTCGATGGTGATGACGGGTACCCGGCATTTTAAACACTAA
- a CDS encoding GAF domain-containing protein, with translation MFEKLYNDIPILLNRTALKTDIRLQQVCELLKNTVPHYDWVGFYFKNGDKEELKLGPYAGAPTDHTLIPFGKGICGQVAISNQNFVVPDVKAQDNYIACSISVKSEIVVPLFVNGENIGQIDIDSNTSDPFTVEDERFLEFVNAEIAKILV, from the coding sequence ATGTTCGAGAAATTATACAATGACATCCCGATTCTACTGAACCGCACCGCTCTAAAAACCGATATCCGACTACAACAGGTGTGTGAGCTTTTAAAAAATACGGTGCCCCACTACGACTGGGTAGGATTCTATTTTAAGAACGGCGACAAGGAGGAATTAAAACTGGGGCCTTACGCCGGTGCCCCCACCGACCATACCCTCATACCCTTCGGAAAGGGTATATGCGGACAGGTGGCGATCAGCAACCAAAATTTCGTGGTACCCGACGTAAAGGCGCAGGATAATTATATCGCCTGTAGTATTAGCGTCAAATCAGAAATCGTGGTCCCGCTTTTCGTAAACGGCGAAAATATCGGTCAGATCGACATTGATTCGAACACGTCCGACCCCTTTACGGTAGAGGATGAACGTTTTTTGGAATTTGTCAATGCCGAGATTGCCAAAATACTCGTTTAA
- a CDS encoding rod shape-determining protein, which translates to MGFFDFLTEEIAIDLGTANTLIIHMDKVVVDSPSIVARDRISGKIIAVGKEASMMQGKTHENIKTIRPLKDGVIADFDASEKMINMFIKNIPALKKKWFPPALRMVICIPSGITEVEMRAVKESAERVNGKEVYLIHEPMAAAIGIGLDIMQPKGNMIVDIGGGTTEIAVIALGGIVCDKSVKIAGDVFTNDIIYYMRTQHNLYVGESTAENIKIEIGSATEDLQSPPDDKSVQGRDLLTGKPKQVQISYREIAKALDKSILRVEDAVMETLSQTPPELAADIYNTGIYLAGGGSMLRGLDRRLSQKTDLPVYIAEDPLRAVVRGTGISLKNLERYKSILTR; encoded by the coding sequence ATGGGATTTTTTGATTTCTTGACCGAGGAAATCGCCATCGACCTAGGAACGGCGAACACCCTCATCATCCATATGGACAAGGTGGTAGTCGACAGTCCGTCTATCGTGGCCCGCGATCGCATATCCGGGAAAATAATTGCCGTAGGCAAAGAGGCCAGCATGATGCAGGGCAAAACGCACGAGAACATCAAGACCATCCGTCCCTTAAAAGATGGGGTTATAGCGGATTTTGATGCCTCGGAAAAGATGATCAATATGTTCATCAAGAACATTCCTGCGCTCAAGAAAAAATGGTTTCCCCCCGCCCTTCGGATGGTTATTTGTATTCCATCGGGTATTACCGAGGTGGAGATGCGGGCGGTCAAGGAATCCGCAGAACGTGTTAACGGCAAGGAAGTCTATCTTATTCACGAACCCATGGCCGCCGCTATCGGTATCGGCCTCGACATCATGCAGCCCAAAGGCAATATGATCGTTGACATCGGCGGGGGTACCACCGAAATCGCGGTCATCGCCTTGGGCGGTATCGTTTGCGACAAGTCGGTGAAGATCGCGGGCGATGTCTTTACCAACGATATCATCTACTACATGCGTACACAGCACAACCTGTACGTAGGGGAGTCCACCGCAGAGAATATCAAGATAGAGATCGGTTCGGCCACAGAAGATTTGCAGAGCCCCCCGGATGACAAATCGGTACAGGGGCGTGACCTGTTAACGGGAAAACCGAAACAGGTACAAATATCATATCGGGAAATCGCCAAGGCCTTGGACAAATCCATTCTACGCGTTGAAGATGCCGTGATGGAGACACTTTCACAAACGCCTCCCGAACTGGCGGCCGACATTTATAATACGGGCATCTATCTCGCTGGTGGCGGTTCGATGCTGCGGGGGCTGGACAGACGTTTATCACAAAAAACCGATCTTCCCGTTTATATCGCCGAAGACCCCCTACGGGCCGTCGTGCGTGGTACAGGAATTTCCCTAAAGAATCTAGAGCGATATAAAAGTATTCTCACGCGGTAA